One stretch of Podospora bellae-mahoneyi strain CBS 112042 chromosome 2, whole genome shotgun sequence DNA includes these proteins:
- a CDS encoding hypothetical protein (EggNog:ENOG503NWV6; COG:Q): MDIVNRSFASVLPEGRSLPVGGIDSSTFQFSSSIATAILCGLILWYWWAITKAKASRDFIDGNYNFDAPIIGPKNAVLGRLAFFRNGPKYIAEGYAKYKDTFFKVSGNDLLIVPNKYLQELASMPPEKLSLNTAIVDAFQRLHSITNVITDHSLQTRMLNARLTPRLGLQVPAVQEQFKKYLPVELPANSTTEWTSINALHLARRMVHRGVATQFVDELKENEEYIQTAINYSEHGFKHNFALRLFPDFFKPIAAQFSPTSWGVDAALRKARKMLIPLIQKRRVLEKDPDYKKPEDFLQYLMDGGIAEGDSDEITVQRLMVTYLGSGPSTIIAVAQLLFDLCVHSQYVEVLREEIIQVLTEHNGFTHTALAEMKKLDSFMRESQRLSPPTLLGFNAIVRSDIVLHDGVVLPNGCHIQMATYAIGMDPEKNGPDPEKFDGLRQYNKRKLPGQEKIHRFTTTADNNLHFGHGKIVCPGRFFADHSMKMIAANILLRYDLQFPGGKKERPGNTSMYDVLIPDLGTCVEFRLREDAGRWNW; the protein is encoded by the exons ATGGATATCGTCAACAGGTCCTTCGCCAGTGTACTCCCAGAGGGTAGATCACTGCCCGTCGGGGGCATtgactcctccaccttccaaTTCTCATCTTCCATTGCAACTGCCATCCTCTGTGGCCTCATACTCTGGTACTGGTGGGCAATCACCAAGGCAAAGGCCTCCCGGGACTTCATCGACGGCAATTACAACTTCGATGCCCCCATCATCGGTCCCAAAAATGCTGTCCTGGGCCGTCTAGCCTTCTTCCGCAATGGCCCAAAGTACATCGCCGAGGGCTATGCCAAGTACAAAGACACCTTCTTCAAGGTATCGGGCAATGATCTGCTGATCGTCCCCAACAAGTACCTCCAGGAGCTGGCCTCCATGCCCCCTGAGAAGCTCTCTCTCAACACCGCCATCGTGGACGCCTTCCAGCGCCTCCACTCTATCACCAATGTCATCACCGACCACAGTCTCCAGACTCGCATGCTCAATGCTCGTCTCACCCCCAGACTGGGTCTCCAAGTGCCAGCAGTCCAGGAGCAGTTCAAGAAGTACCTTCCCGTCGAACTCCCTGCGAATTCCACCACAGAATGGACCAGCATCAACGCCCTTCACTTGGCCAGGAGAATGGTCCACCGCGGAGTAGCCACCCAGTTCGTCGAcgagctcaaggagaacGAAGAGTATATCCAGACCGCCATCAACTACTCGGAACACGGTTTCAAGCACAATTTTGCCCTCCGTCTCTTCCCCGACTTTTTCAAGCCGATTGCCGCCCAGTTCTCTCCAACTTCATGGGGTGTTGACGCTGCACTCCGCAAGGCCAGAAAGAtgctcatccccctcatccagaAGCGTCGCGTCCTCGAAAAGGATCCTGACTATAAGAAGCCAGAGGACTTCTTGCAGTACCTCATGGACGGCGGCATTGCCGAAGGCGATAGCGACGAGATCACCGTCCAGAGATTGATGGTGACGTATCTCGGTTCCGGCCCGTCCACCATTATTGCCGTGGCCCAGCTCCTGTTCGATCTCTGCGTGCACAGCCAGTACGTCGAGgtgctgagggaggagattaTCCAAGTCTTGACTGAACACAACGGGTTTACTCACACCGCCCTGGCCGagatgaagaagctggacAGCTTTATGCGTGAGTCGCAGAGGCTCAGTCCGCCTACTCTTT TGGGCTTCAACGCCATAGTCCGCTCCGACATTGTCCTCCACGACGGTGTCGTTCTCCCCAACGGCTGCCACATCCAAATGGCCACCTACGCCATCGGCATGGACCCGGAGAAGAACGGGCCCGACCCCGAGAAGTTTGATGGTTTGCGCCAGTACAACAAGCGGAAGCTCCCAGGCCAGGAGAAGATCCACCGGTTTACTACTACTGctgacaacaacctccaTTTCGGGCACGGCAAGATTGTGTGCCCGGGAAGGTTTTTTGCTGATCACTCGATGAAGATGATTGCGGCGAACATTCTGTTGAGATATGACTTGCAGTTCCctggggggaagaaggagaggccGGGGAATACGAGTATGTATGATGTGTTGATTCCGGACTTGGGGACGTGTGTTGAGTttaggttgagggaggatgcGGGGAGGTGGAATTGGTAG
- the PMP3_1 gene encoding plasma membrane proteolipid Pmp3 (EggNog:ENOG503P6N2; COG:S): MPFTGSDICKIIFAVLLPPLGVFLERGCGADLLINLLLTILGYIPGIVHALYIICKY; this comes from the exons atgccTTTCACCGGTTCTGACATCTGCAAGATCATCTTCGCCGTCttgctccctcctcttggAGTTTTCCTCGAGCGCGGCTGCGGTGCTGACCTCTtgatcaacctcctcttgaCGATCCTTGGT TACATCCCCGGCATCGTCCACGCCCTCTACATCATTTGCAAATACTAG
- a CDS encoding hypothetical protein (EggNog:ENOG503NXUH; COG:J) has product MPRDPLIGLVGKPSAGKSSTLNSLTDASSKVGNFPFTTIDPQRAIGYLQIDCACTRYNLTDKCKPNYGSCDNGRRSVPIELLDVAGLVPGAHEGKGLGNKFLDDLRHADALIHVVDASGTTDAEGKATRGYDPSVDIAWLRSEIVAWIRGNLMTKWGSIKRRHIAVKATAVETLQNQFSGYGSTSAVVARTLDKLGLKEPLEEWSDETIDRVVNAFTDEKFPTVIALNKIDHPDADKNIAKIAKQQDPNSIVLCSAISEIFLRKMAKQGYIRYTEGSEFVDTREDLIADGDPDGGGLKELDEKNRNRIENLKDMVLYRFGSTGVVHVLTKAAEILGLVPVFPVRNIATFGSGGVGEGMGSNKGVFRDCVLVKKGSTVGDVARKVMGDAPIAYIEGAGGLRVAEDQLVAVGKNDILSFKVGK; this is encoded by the exons ATGCCTCGAGACCCCCTCATCGGCCTCGTGGGCAAGCCCAGCGCCGGCAAATCAAGcaccctcaactccctcacaGATGCCTCCTCCAAAGTTG GAAACTTCCC CTTCACAACCATAGACCCCCAACGCGCAATAGGCTACCTCCAAATTGACTGTGCCTGCACCCGCTACAACCTAACCGACAAATGCAAGCCAAACTACGGCTCCTGCGACAACGGCCGCCGCTCCGTCCCCatcgagctcctcgacgTAGCCGGTCTCGTCCCCGGCGCGCACGAAGGCAAAGGCCTCGGTAACAAAttcctcgacgacctccGCCACGCCGATGCCCTCATCCACGTCGTCGACGCCTCGGGCACCACCGATGCAGAAGGCAAAGCAACCCGGGGCTACGACCCCTCCGTCGACATCGCCTGGTTACGAAGCGAGATTGTAGCCTGGATCAGGGGGAATCTCATGACGAAATGGGGAAGCATCAAAAGAAGACACATCGCCGTCAAGGCAACCGCAGTAGAAACCCTACAGAACCAGTTCTCCGGGTACGGGAGTACGAGCGCTGTGGTGGCAAGAACGTTGGATAAGTTGGGACTGAAGGAGCCATTGGAGGAGTGGAGTG ATGAAACCATCGACCGCGTGGTAAACGCTTTTACAGACGAGAAATTCCCCACCGTCATCGCCCTCAACAAAATCGACCACCCCGATGCGGACAAGAACATTGCCAAAATCGCCAAGCAGCAAGACCCCAACTCGATCGTGCTCTGCTCGGCCATTTCGGAGATTTTTCTCAGGAAGATGGCCAAGCAAGGCTATATCCGCTACACGGAAGGATCAGAGTTTGTCGACACGAGAGAGGACTTGATAGCAGATGGGGATCCggacggtggtgggcttAAAGAGCTGGACGAGAAGAACAGGAACAGGATAGAGAACCTCAAGGATATGGTTCTCTACCGGTTTGGGTCTACGGGCGTGGTGCATGTCCTGACGAAGGCGGCCGAGATTCTGGGGCTTGTGCCGGTTTTTCCGGTGAGGAATATTGCTACCTTTGGGTCGGGgggtgtgggggaggggatggggagtaATAAGGGGGTGTTTAGGGATTGTGtgctggtgaagaaggggtcgacggtgggggatgtggcgaggaaggtgatgGGGGATGCGCCGATTGCGTATATTgagggggctggggggttgagggttgcGGAGGATCAGTTGGTGGCGGTTGGGAAGAACGAT ATTTTGTCTTTCAAGGTTGGTAAGTAG
- a CDS encoding hypothetical protein (EggNog:ENOG503NXT6; COG:S), with amino-acid sequence MALPIQDLPAWARLNDVSFDNVEVTTTVDKGYGVVSQKDLAAPEGTVETPQLLAVPHDLILNSLAVEEHAKEDKEFKQLLEAVGHHPPRVNVLLFLLVQLARNSSHAHVGVSNPWTQYLQFLPKTVLLPTVWTEDERPLLKGTSLEVAVGAKLRALDNEFEMIREASSDIPCWNDLLWHSGAVSLKDWVHLDALYRSRCLELPKSGESMVPCIDMINHSSDPSAYYDQNSNYEAVLLLRPGVSMSKGQEVTISYGDTKSAAEMLFSYGFIDPESTSESLVLPLAPFPDDPLAKAKLVAFGKAPKVHVARESGSIRWDSNFAYLKCVNEEDGLDFRILQDNEGNQQLRVFWQDEDVTDQISEFQKLVAQTHPLPEVLRLRVAVSVQENLEIHLEQLKSELPRHDSSTVREECLKHGLLLRQIETSLLEDAIQALEQEKNSLLEAENVVAYLGSMETSNSDLVDEEASNEADDFS; translated from the exons ATGGCCCTCCCGATACAAGATCTTCCTGCCTGGGCCCGCCTCAACGATGTCTCCTTCGACAATGTCGAGGTAACCACCACCGTGGACAAGGGATACGGCGTGGTCAGCCAAAAGGACCTCGCTGCCCCTGAAGGCACCGTCGAGACCCCACAGCTGCTCGCCGTCCCTCAcgacctcatcctcaactCTCTGGCTGTCGAGGAACACgcaaaagaagacaaagagTTCAAACAGCTCCTAGAAGCCGTCGGACACCAT CCACCCCGCGTCAACGTTCTGCTCTTCCTGCTTGTTCAGTTAGCGCGGAACTCCAGTCACGCCCATGTGGGTGTTTCCAATCCATGGACTCAGTACTTGCAGTTCCTGCCCAAGACAGTCTTGCTGCCTACCGTCTGGACCGAGGACGAAAGGCCACTGTTGAAAGGCACCTCACTGGAGGTGGCTGTGGGAGCAAAACTCAGAGCCCTCGACAATGAGTTTGAAATGATCCGAGAAGCCTCATCTGATATCCCTTGCTGGAACGACCTTCTTTGGCACAGTGGCGCCGTCTCGCTCAAAGACTGGGTGCATCTCGACGCCCTCTATCGATCAAGATGCCTGGAGCTTCCCAAATCCGGAGAGTCAATGGTCCCCTGCATCGACATGATCAACCATTCGTCCGACCCAAGTGCCTACTACGACCAAAACTCCAACTACGAGGCAGTACTGTTACTTCGCCCGGGAGTGAGCATGTCCAAGGGTCAGGAAGTAACCATCAGTTACGGCGACACCAAGTCTGCAGCTGAGATGCTCTTTAGCTACGGCTTCATCGACCCCGAATCGACGTCCGAGAGCCTGGTACTCCCTCTGGCACCCTTTCCCGACGACCCATTGGCCAAGGCGAAGCTTGTAGCGTTTGGGAAAGCGCCCAAAGTCCACGTGGCTCGGGAGAGCGGCAGCATCCGGTGGGACAGCAATTTTGCATATCTCAAGTGTGTCAACGAGGAGGACGGCCTGGACTTTCGCATCCTGCAGGACAACGAGGGAAACCAGCAGCTGCGCGTTTTCTGGCAAGATGAAGACGTTACAGATCAGATTTCCGAGTTCCAAAAACTAGTAGCCCAaactcaccccctccccgaagTCCTCAGACTTCGAGTTGCCGTCTCAGTTCAGGAGAACCTTGAGATCCAtcttgagcagctcaagTCGGAGCTTCCCCGCCACGACTCTTCGACAGTCAGAGAAGAATGTCTCAAGCATGGTCTGCTGCTCCGACAGATCGAAACGAGTCTATTGGAAGATGCCATCCAAGCGTTGGAACAAGAG AAAAACTCGCTACTGGAAGCCGAAAACGTGGTGGCTTATCTCGGATCGATGGAGACTTCCAATTCGGACCTAGTCGACGAAGAGGCGTCCAATGAGGCCGACGACTTCAGCTAA
- the CAT8 gene encoding DNA-binding transcription factor cat8 (COG:K; EggNog:ENOG503NWM2), with protein MPGILPMKVIKVGTSSQSRIAQACDRCRSKKIRCDGIRPCCSQCANVGFECRTSDKLSRRAFPRGYTESLEERVRALESEVRELKDLLDEKDEKIDILSKMHSNRRSPAESPHRSPPPTSVRLESSPPPREDTFRVQASPLLLGVENSDSYFMGASSGRSFIESCKRKMQENGKSCADFNPEAFLHIQGCYPLAQKQPSPQMRVPPRLFTDRCVNVYFQEWSPLFPVLHKPTFLRVYEEFVADPDKIKNNHKLAQLYLVFAIAALSSEQPDLEQIAACEQQWQRALEAILMDNTMVTLQCLLLALMYCTIRADYKRLQHYKGIAVGLSHRLGLHQSQKRFSFGVLTIETRKKVFWSLYMLDWYAHLSFNSLTSTSLTGHSFSAALLGLPKLLKEEDIHCEFPSDTDDEYVTEKGFQPSLPGEATRLSNALALFRGSRVLAKVLEKIYPSATSHDLSLQQMSALEAELDEWYNNLPQHLKLTFKQDKPSTDVTGSRSPILALAYYYIRTLIYRPAVTSSLGPKAAPALLSVGESSKCIIQIIQLLEERSLSFSFCLNKYDTLILCGMVLLFQTLDLKPDSKVLKDHEKLVNAVIKVVDRAKAPGCYDFKRVAGMLIAVEEPPAVVVPAAATSPPQSLPTPPRQSPDCAAAPHQLGQQQHRASPGAAPSPTTTTTIHKTINNNSQRHSMSETDLRMQQEKLRRISMPQPQLQQHIQQARDFSSRTQRASFDGARPPNVPLLQRDQRLSMSSSHAHHPHNMMARISTPSSPVQARPPPQSLISQAQIFAQMQKHSGASTSEWQALLTSIEGDHLNVYDAIYGGPGLSMATAGDASPVSVSATSVPTTGGWSPESWDVTGFNLGDFGGGQNGGGHGTAQSVLSLPSEDSLSCSEAEMGGPPGGGMRLDGLGDFGRGGLMGGGGCSVAGEGYLVDGLEFGI; from the exons ATGCCAGGAATTCTGCCTATGAAGGTCATCAAGGTGGGCACCAGCTCCCAAAGCCGTATCGCCCAGGCCTGCGACAGATGCCGCAGCAAGAAGATTCGCTGCGATGGCATTCGCCCTTGCTGCTCGCAGTGCGCCAATGTTGGCTTTGAATGCCGCACCAGCGACAAGCTCAGCCGTCGTGCCTTTCCAAGAGGCTACACCGAGTCGCTCGAGGAGCGCGTCCGCGCCTTGGAGTCGGAGGTTAGGGAGTTGAAGGATCTGTTGGAcgagaaggatgagaagatCGACATATTGTCCAAGATGCACAGCAACCGACGGTCACCGGCGGAATCACCACATagatcaccaccgccaaccagTGTGAGACTGGAGTCTagcccaccaccaagggAAGATACCTTCCGTGTTCAGGCCTCGCCGTTGCTGCTCGGTGTTGAGAATTCGGATTCGTATTTCATGGGCGCGTCGAGCGGGCGGAGCTTCATTG AATCATGCAAGAGGAAGATGCAGGAGAATGGCAAGTCGTGTGCCGATTTCAATCCAGAAGCGTTTTTGCACATCCAGGGGTGCTATCCTCTcgcacaaaaacaaccatCGCCGCAGATGAGGGTTCCCCCACGGTTGTTCACCGACCGCTGCGTCAATGTTTACTTCCAGGAGTGGTCGCCCCTTTTCCCGGTCCTCCACAAGCCGACTTTTCTTCGCGTCTACGAGGAGTTCGTGGCGGACCCGGATAAGATCAAGAACAACCACAAGCTTGCGCAGCTGTACTTGGTCTTTGCGATCGCCGCGCTGTCGAGTGAACAACCAGATCTCGAGCAGATCGCGGCGTGtgagcagcagtggcagcggGCCCTCGAGGCGATTCTCATGGATAATACCATGGTGACGCTTCAATGCCTGTTGCTTGCTCTCATGTACTGCACCATTCGGGCGGACTACAAGAGGCTCCAGCACTACAAGGGCATTGCTGTTGGTTTGTCGCACCGGTTGGGACTCCACCAGAGCCAGAAACGGTTCTCGTTTGGTGTCTTGACAATCGAGACCCGTAAGAAGGTCTTTTGGTCGCTTTATATGCTTGATTGGTATGCTCATCTGTCTTTCAATTCCCTCACAAGCACGTCACTGACCGGTCATAGCTTCTCTGCTGCCCTGCTCGgcctccccaagctcctcaaggaAGAGGACATCCACTGCGAGTTCCCATCCGACACAGACGACGAATACGTCACGGAGAAGGGGTTCCAGCCGAGCCTTCCTGGCGAGGCGACCCGTTTGTCCAACGCGCTCGCCCTCTTCCGGGGATCCCGAGTGCTCGCAAAGGTGCTCGAGAAGATTTACCCTTCGGCCACGTCGCACGACCTGTCTCTCCAGCAAATGTCCGCTCTCGAGGCCGAGCTGGACGAGTGGTACAACAACCTGCCCCAGCACCTCAAACTCACCTTCAAGCAGGACAAGCCCTCGACCGACGTGACAGGCAGCCGGTCCCCTATCCTT GCCCTTGCATACTATTACATCCGAACCCTGATTTACCGCCCCGCAGTGACGTCTAGCCTGGGGCCCAAGGCGGCTCCGGCGCTGCTGTCGGTCGGCGAGTCGAGCAAGTGCATTATTCAGATTATTCAGCTGCTCGAGGAGCGGAGCCTGAGCTTTTCGTTTTGCCTGAACAAGTACGACACGCTTATTCTCTGTGGCATGGTTTTGCTTTTTCAGACGTTGGACCTCAAGCCGGACAGCAAGGTGTTGAAGGACCACGAGAAGCTGGTCAACGCGGTgatcaaggtggtggatagGGCAAAAGCCCCGGGGTGCTATGACTTCAAGAGGGTGGCAGGGATGTTGAtcgcggtggaggagccgccggcggtggtggtgccagcagcagcaacgtcGCCCCCGCAGAGTTTGCCGACCCCGCCGAGGCAAAGCCCGGattgtgctgctgctccgcATCAGTTGggtcagcagcaacaccgaGCTTCACCCGGGGCTGCTCCAtcgccgacgacgaccacgacgatccacaagaccatcaacaacaacagtcaGCGGCACAGCATGAGCGAGACGGACCTGAGGATGCAGCAGGAGAAGTTGAGAAGAATCTCCATGCCGCAACCGCAACTGCAACAACACATCCAGCAAGCTCGGGATTTTTCCTCACGGACCCAAAGGGCGTCGTTTGACGGAGCAAGACCGCCGAATGTGCCTCTTCTTCAGAGAGATCAAAGGCTTAGCatgagcagcagccatgcGCACCACCCTCACAACATGATGGCACGGATCTCGACGCCGTCGTCGCCCGTGCAGGCCCGTCCTCCGCCGCAGAGCCTGATAAGCCAGGCGCAGATCTTTGCGCAGATGCAGAAGCACTCTGGGGCCAGCACGTCGGAGTGGCAGGCGCTGCTGACGAGCATCGAGGGGGATCATCTGAATGTGTATGATGCTATTTATGGGGGGCCGGGGTTGAGCATGGCTACTGCTGGAGACGCGAGTCCTGTGAGTGTGAGTGCTACTTCCGTGCCAACCACGGGGGGGTGGTCGCCTGAGAGTTGGGATGTGACGGGGTTTAATTTGGGGGATTTCGGTGGGGGACAAAACGGTGGTGGGCATGGGACGGCGCAGAGTGTATTGAGTTTGCCGAGCGAGGATAGTTTGAGTTGTAGTGAGGCTGAGATGGGCGGGCCgccggggggggggatgaggttggatgggttgggggattttgggagggggggtttgatgggaggggggggttgttcggttgctggggaggggtatttggttgatgggttggagTTTGGAATCTGA
- a CDS encoding hypothetical protein (EggNog:ENOG503NZDE; COG:C), giving the protein MTAEEILNDNTKPPSPFSLEKPPTHHHSNHYAAKPTPQIIAHRGYKALFPENSMLAIQEAIKAGAHAIETDVHESKDGVVVLSHDPTLNRCFSLPPKISTCTWPYLSTLRTTTPPHVPLARLSDLLNYLSTPNLSHIWVLLDIKTDDDPNLTLVPSIAATIASNPPPEGASWTWQERIVLGGWNENYLRALGEKLPGFRRAYIGFSLLYAKRFLDDEKWAGVQFNLLQQAVVGPVGRGFVQWVRRARTERRLWVWTVNDERWMRWAWRKGVDGVVTDEVGLLKRVLDGDEDRGRGKGVTVGMYIKAAMIQALTLVLVVVIWGRLRKVGRVIGGEVKREQAKGKN; this is encoded by the exons ATGACAGCAGAAGAGATCCtcaacgacaacaccaaacccccatcccccttctccctcgagaaacccccaacccaccaccattccAACCACTACGCCGcgaaaccaaccccccaaatcATCGCCCACCGCGGCTACAAAGCCCTCTTCCCAGAAAACTCCATGCTTGCCATCCAAGAAGCCATAAAAGCAGGCGCCCACGCCATCGAGACAGACGTTCACGAATCAAAAGATGGAGTCGTAGTTCTATCCCAC GACCCAACACTAAACCGctgcttctccctcccccccaaaatctcCACCTGCACCTGGCcctacctctccaccctccgtaccaccaccccccctcacGTCCCCTTGGCTCGCCTCTCCGATTTGTTAAACTACCTCTCAACACCCAATCTGTCCCACATTTGGGTATTGCTAGACATCAAAACAGACGACGACCCCAACCTCACACTTGTGCCCTCCATCGCAGCCACTATCGCCTCGAACCCACCGCCAGAAGGAGCCTCCTGGACGTGGCAGGAGAGGATTGTGCTTGGGGGGTGGAATGAGAATTACTTGAGggcgttgggggagaagcTCCCTGGTTTCAGGAGGGCGTATATTGGGTTCTCGCTGCTGTACGCAAAGAGGtttttggatgatgagaaaTGGGCGGGGGTGCAGTTTAATCTGTTGCAGCAGGCGGTTGTGGGGCCggttgggaggggatttGTGCAGTGGGTgagaagggcgaggacggagaggaggttgtgggtcTGGACGGTGAATGATGAacggtggatgaggtgggcgtggaggaagggggtggatggggttgtgacggatgaggttgggttgttgaagagggtgctggatggggatgaggacagagggagggggaagggggtgacgGTGGGGATGTATATCAAGGCGGCGATGATACAGGCTTTGAcgttggttttggtggtggttatatggggaaggttgaggaaggtggggagggtaattgggggggaggtgaagagggagcagGCGAAGGGGAAGAATTGA
- a CDS encoding hypothetical protein (EggNog:ENOG503NXGU; COG:L) — protein MDEYSGGTPEADHLCVLVHGLWGNPNHMKNVAKALRDQFPPNKLRILVAKRNSGSFTYDGIELGGERVCLEIEEELALIRSKGGNIKKISIAGYSLGGLVARYAIGLLHARGVLDDLECKNFTAFASPFLGVRAPLRGWSDRIWNSLGARTLCMSGRQLFGIDEFRDTGKPLVAVLADPKSIFMAGLARFQRRTLYTNIVNDRSAVHYTTGITKTDPYVDMLKIKTNPLPGYDGVILDPKNPVSPAAPRDPEPLMQSVEKWAKRVPIIATIVVFVPVALLAFFTNAVIQTVRSSQRVKLHESGMAGIKIEGYRVNLWIKEMREAVEDTYENINNSQNQQYLGLSEDDDDNSSEDRHLLSLERKQSHPHFPTLALAPYQFSAIQALDKLGWRKYPVWIHNARHSHAAIIVRMDKKGFEEGWVVLRHWARDEFLT, from the exons ATGGACGAGTACTCGGGCGGAACACCGGAAGCTGACCATCTCTGCGTCTTGGTCCATGGG CTATGGGGAAACCCAAACCACATGAAAAACGTCGCCAAAGCCCTTCGCGATCAATTTCCCCCAAATAAGCTGCGTATCCTCGTCGCAAAGCGCAACAGCGGCTCCTTTACCTACGATGGGATCGAACTCGGTGGCGAGCGCGTGTGTTTGGagatcgaggaggagctggcgttGATCAGGAGCAAGGGTGGAAATATCAAGAAGATAAGCATCGCTGGCTACTCGTTAGGTGGACTTGTCGCAAGATATGCCATCGGGCTGCTTCATGCGCGGGGTGTTCTGGATGACCTCGAGTGCAAG AATTTCACAGCTTTCGCGAGCCCTTTCCTGGGAGTACGAGCCCCTTTGCGAGGTTGGTCAGACAGGATATGGAACAGCCTGGGCGCACGAACACTCTGCATGTCTGGGAGGCAACTCTTTGGCATTGACGAATTCCGTGACACGGGCAAGcctcttgttgctgttctcGCAGATCCAAAGTCGATCTTCATGGCCGGTCTGGCCCGATTTCAACGACGCACGCTCTACACCAACATTGTAAATGACAGAAGCGCCGTTCATTACACGACGGGGATCACGAAAACAGATCCATATGTGGACATGTTAAAAATCAAGACCAACCCTTTACCAGGCTACGACGGTGTCATTCTCGATCCAAAGAACCCAGTATCCCCCGCCGCACCCAGAGACCCAGAACCGCTGATGCAATCAGTCGAGAAGTGGGCAAAGCGAGTCCCAATCATCGCGACAATAGTCGTCTTCGTCCCCGTTGCGCTCCtagccttcttcaccaacgcCGTCATCCAAACAGTCCGCTCGTCTCAGCGTGTAAAACTCCACGAGAGTGGAATGGCTGGTATCAAAATAGAAGGCTACAGAGTCAACCTCTGGATCAAGGAAATGCGCGAAGCTGTCGAGGACACCTACGAGAACATCAATAACTCGCAAAATCAACAATACTTGGGACTGTcggaggatgacgatgacaacAGCTCGGAAGATAGGCACCTGCTTTCGCTGGAGAGGAAACAGTCGCACCCGCATTTCCCTACGTTGGCGCTGGCACCGTATCAGTTTTCTGCTATTCAGGCGTTGGATAAGCTTGGGTGGAGAAAGTATCCGGTTTGGATACACAATGCGAGGCATAGTCATGCGGCGATCATTGTGAGGATGGATAAgaaggggtttgaggaggggtgggttgtttTGAGGCATTGGGCGAGGGATGAATTTTTGACTTGA